Genomic DNA from Candidatus Rhabdochlamydia sp. T3358:
TGTTAAAATTTGTCCTTGGGGGTTAAAAAAAGTAGAAGGCCCATGTAAAAGGCCTTGATCGTAAAACAGAGTTGCTTGGCAGGTTTTATCTTCAAAAAACCAACGACACTCTCCTTGTTGCTTACCTTCATAAATCAAGTAGGCTTGCGTATTTGTTAGAACCAGATTTGGTGATTCAAGAGATTGAGGAAGATAAGGACAGAAATGTTCATATTGAATATCCAATCCCAATTCTTCATCATAGATAATTAGCTTCTCTTGAGTAAACACATAGTTTTCTTTTAACATATTTTTAAACTCTTGAAAGTAGACAAATGGATTTCAACTGCTTTTTTAAAAAATAAATGCTGATGCAGAGTTCTTGTTGGAATATGCTCTTCTTGTCTTAAAATAGGCCATTTCCAAATTTCCCACAGCGGCAGCAAAAGCTTCTGTACACAAATATTTTGTGCTAAATCAGATTCTAATAGAGCAAGTTCTCCTGTTTCCAAAATAGAATGAGGATAGTGCTTTTCCCATAGTTTTAGCAATTGATTACATAGATCAAGCGCTTCTATAAAACTATTACTCAATCTATGCAAAACAGCTTGCAAGTCTGCTCGAGTAATTTCAGATCTAGATGCTTGAGCTGTTAGTGCATAACTAAAAGAGGCGGTATCAAAAGCACCTGGCAATGAAACTTGCTCTAAGGGAAGATATTTGACATGTGCTAAAGGCATTGCTTCTTGATCGGTATATATCCATTTGATCTCTTTATTTTTTTCAGCAAATTGATCTAACCAAGAAGAGCTCGCTAGCCAATCTGGTTTTGAGATTCTCTTTTCTTTTTTTGCATTGATACACTCCACCCAATTTCCCTGATCTGCTTGCATACCCGCTGCGTATACTTGATTACTTGGGGAACAAAAATCCATACCCACACAAATAATAGGATTACATCCTAAATGCGCTGCAATCAATGCACAAAAATTAGCTGCTGTAAACCCGCTATCTATTAATGGATAATTAAGACCTAGCTCTTGATAGATCCATCTCTCTAAAGGATAATTATCTGAATCAGGCATCCATAGTTTTTGGCCATGTAAAGAAGCAAGCTGCCTAGATGAGATCCTAGACTGATAAAAATAGGGCGTTTCATAGCCTGTTTGAGTTAAATATCTACTAGGAGGAGGATCTGGATCAAAAGCTACCCCAAAGTGAGGATAAACTCCTTGTGTCTCTAAAGCACACATAGCAGAACCTGCGCCAAATAACAAAGCCTTCTCTTGTATTTGAATAAGCATAGGTATCTGCCTATCTAATGATGGGCCTGCTCCACAAATGATTGCAGGTATATTTTGACAGCAATTTTCTAAAGATTCTCCAAGAAGAGAAATCGGCATCTGGCCTACATTTTGTAATAGGTTAGCTATGATAACCTCTCCTAAGTCACGAAAATCAGAAATCAATAGATGTACTTGGAGATGAATCTCTTCAAGCATTTTGGAGAAGATAAGCTCTTCTTCACATGCAGCTACTTGAGTCAAACGTAAAAGACAAAATTCCCAGGCAATTCTATGACACAAACTAGCATTGGAATTCCAATGATACAATCTAATCTGTGGATTTTGCCATTGAGCTTTAGCTTGTAAAAAAACCTGTAATTTTTTTTCTATACAAACTAAAAATCTTTTAGGGTTTTCTAAAAGCCATTTATCTAAATGAGGAAGTAGATTTACATCAAATACAGATAAAACATCCGTATCACAAGATTCTAAATGATCCAGACTATTGACTATTTGCAACATGCAATTAAACCCTGATAGGAAGGTAATCCTTCTTTTATGACCATTTCATTTGAAGCTCTATCTAAATATTTAAGCAAAATACATTCTTGATTTGCTACAGCAACAAAAGGCGCTCCTACCCAATAATTATACCCACTTACCTGGTTCAAAGCCTGTTTTTTTCCCCCACTTTTCTTACATTCAATCAGCAATAAGGGAAGAAGTTGATCATGATTTAAGAAATAGCATAAAATATCAAGGCGCCTTTTTGGCACACG
This window encodes:
- a CDS encoding type I restriction enzyme HsdR N-terminal domain-containing protein; translated protein: MHKPWLVDKMRGVAIRATPEEKIRQKLLHVLIEELFFPREYVVVEKALTELPHLKGKRVPKRRLDILCYFLNHDQLLPLLLIECKKSGGKKQALNQVSGYNYWVGAPFVAVANQECILLKYLDRASNEMVIKEGLPSYQGLIACCK
- a CDS encoding 6-hydroxymethylpterin diphosphokinase MptE-like protein: MLQIVNSLDHLESCDTDVLSVFDVNLLPHLDKWLLENPKRFLVCIEKKLQVFLQAKAQWQNPQIRLYHWNSNASLCHRIAWEFCLLRLTQVAACEEELIFSKMLEEIHLQVHLLISDFRDLGEVIIANLLQNVGQMPISLLGESLENCCQNIPAIICGAGPSLDRQIPMLIQIQEKALLFGAGSAMCALETQGVYPHFGVAFDPDPPPSRYLTQTGYETPYFYQSRISSRQLASLHGQKLWMPDSDNYPLERWIYQELGLNYPLIDSGFTAANFCALIAAHLGCNPIICVGMDFCSPSNQVYAAGMQADQGNWVECINAKKEKRISKPDWLASSSWLDQFAEKNKEIKWIYTDQEAMPLAHVKYLPLEQVSLPGAFDTASFSYALTAQASRSEITRADLQAVLHRLSNSFIEALDLCNQLLKLWEKHYPHSILETGELALLESDLAQNICVQKLLLPLWEIWKWPILRQEEHIPTRTLHQHLFFKKAVEIHLSTFKSLKIC